From Aphelocoma coerulescens isolate FSJ_1873_10779 chromosome 15, UR_Acoe_1.0, whole genome shotgun sequence, one genomic window encodes:
- the FZD10 gene encoding frizzled-10, giving the protein MGPAAGSAGRTALLLCWLSGCCAAISSMDIDRPGDGRCQPIEIPMCKDIGYNMTRMPNLMGHENQREAAIQLHEFAPLVEYGCHSHLKFFLCSLYAPMCTEQVSTPIPACRVMCEQARLKCSPIMEQFNFKWPDSLDCSKLPNKNDPNYLCMEAPNNGSDEPPRGSSMLPPIFRPQRPSSGHDLQQHKDSLSRTSCENPGKFHHVEKSASCAPLCTPGVDVYWSRDDKQFAVIWIAIWSILCFFSSAFTVLTFLIDPQRFKYPERPIIFLSMCYCVYSVGYIIRLFSGAESIACDRDSGQLYVIQEGLESTGCTIVFLVLYYFGMASSLWWVILTLTWFLAAGKKWGHEAIEANSSYFHLAAWAIPAVKTIMILVMRRVAGDELTGLCYVGSMDVNALTGFVLIPLACYLIIGTSFILSGFVALFHIRRVMKTGGENTDKLEKLMVRIGVFSVLYTVPATCVIACYFYERLNMDYWKIVATQQKCKMNNQTKNLDCMMNNSIPAVEIFMVKIFMLLVVGITSGMWIWTSKTLQSWQNVCSRRLKKRSRRKPASVITSSGIYKKPQHPQKTHLAKYESTLQPPTCV; this is encoded by the coding sequence atggggccggcggccgggagCGCCGGGCGCACCgcgctgctgctctgctggctcAGCGGCTGCTGCGCGGCCATCAGCTCCATGGACATCGACCGCCCCGGCGACGGGAGGTGCCAGCCCATAGAAATCCCCATGTGCAAGGATATCGGCTACAACATGACGAGGATGCCGAACCTGATGGGGCACGAAAACCAAAGGGAAGCTGCCATTCAGCTGCACGAGTTTGCCCCCTTGGTGGAGTACGGGTGCCACAGCCATCTGAAATTTTTCCTGTGCTCCCTCTATGCCCCGATGTGCACGGAGCAGGTTTCTACCCCGATCCCAGCCTGCAGGGTGATGTGCGAGCAGGCGAGGCTGAAGTGCTCCCCGATTATGGAGCAGTTCAATTTTAAGTGGCCGGACTCCTTGGACTGCAGCAAACTGCCCAACAAGAACGATCCCAATTACCTGTGCATGGAGGCCCCCAACAACGGATCGGATGAGCCACCCAGGGGCTCCAGCATGCTGCCACCCATTTTCCGTCCCCAGCGGCCCAGCAGCGGCCAcgacctgcagcagcacaaggacagCCTCAGCAGAACGTCCTGTGAAAATCCTGGCAAGTTCCACCATGTGGAAAAGAGCGCTTCCTGCGCGCCGCTCTGCACGCCAGGGGTTGATGTTTACTGGAGCAGGGATGACAAACAGTTCGCTGTCATTTGGATTGCCATCTGGTCCATTCTGTGCTTCTTCTCCAGTGCTTTCACTGTCCTCACTTTTCTCATAGATCCTCAGCGTTTCAAGTACCCCGAGAGGCCCATTATCTTCCTCTCGATGTGCTACTGTGTCTACTCAGTGGGGTACATCATCCGCCTCTTCTCAGGTGCTGAGAGCATTGCCTGCGATAGGGACAGCGGCCAGCTCTATGTCAtccaggaggggctggagagcaCTGGCTGCACCATTGTGTTCCTGGTTCTGTATTACTTTGGTATGGCGAGTTCCTTGTGGTGGGTGATCCTGACTTTAACGTGGTTTCTGGCGGCTGGGAAGAAGTGGGGGCACGAAGCAATCGAAGCCAACAGCAGCTACTTCCACTTGGCAGCGTGGGCCATTCCGGCCGTGAAGACCATCATGATCCTGGTCATGAGAAGGGTGGCTGGAGACGAGCTGACAGGGCTGTGCTATGTTGGCAGCATGGATGTGAATGCCTTGACGGGGTTTGTGCTCATTCCTTTGGCTTGTTATCTAATCATTGGCACTTCTTTTATTCTTTCGGGGTTTGTGGCCCTTTTTCATATCAGGAGGGTGATGAAAACAGGTGGAGAAAACACCGACAAGTTGGAGAAACTTATGGTCAGGATTGGTGTCTTCTCAGTCTTGTATACAGTGCCTGCAACTTGTGTGATAGCTTGCTATTTTTATGAGAGACTGAACATGGATTATTGGAAAATTGTGGCAACTCAACAGAAATGCAAGATGAACAATCAGACTAAAAACTTAGACTGCATGATGAataactctatcccagcagtAGAAATTTTTATGGTCAAGATTTTTATGTTGTTAGTTGTGGGCATTACTAGTGGCATGTGGATCTGGACTTCCAAGACTCTTCAATCCTGGCAAAATGTTTGTAGTCGGAGATTAAAGaagagaagcaggagaaaacCCGCAAGTGTTATTACGAGTAGTGGAATCTACAAAAaacctcagcatccacagaaaACTCACCTTGCAAAGTATGAATCAACATTACAACCTCCCACCTGTGTGTGA